GGTTTAAATGCCGAACAGCTTAAGCTCAAGTAAGAATCGAGCTTACTGAGTAAATCTTGCAACCCGTTTTAACGGGTTTAAGCTTTTAGCCGGAACTTTAGTTCCAGGCTTAATGGGCTATCTATTCCTGTGGTTCGCTGGTATAATGCAGCTTAATAAAACTATCAAAGGAATACCAAGCTAAAACATACCAAGGAATCGCTTCAATCATCAATCCCTTAACAATTAATTGCCTTATCGCTAAAACACTAAAACCCAAAGGAATCAAAAATCTTATATCAACGATCCCATCGGTTGCACTTCTCACGCGCCGATTGAGATGAGTGACAGCATAAGTTACACTAGCCGCCGCATCAGATTGACCCTTTTCAGAACCTCTCGGTTCTTGTTCAGGAAGCTGGCTCAACGTAACTCCTAAATCCTGCAAAATCGCCCAAACTCCCTCGAAATTAATGTGATCTTGGGCGTAAAAAATAGTAATACTACCACTGTGGATA
The window above is part of the Coleofasciculus chthonoplastes PCC 7420 genome. Proteins encoded here:
- a CDS encoding HMA2 domain-containing protein; translated protein: MIITNNSKMPKLKETTPEIGVSPIYAELISQTPGRVRLRVAPEYRQSEDIEPLINLLNERLEIYRVRANIHSGSITIFYAQDHINFEGVWAILQDLGVTLSQLPEQEPRGSEKGQSDAAASVTYAVTHLNRRVRSATDGIVDIRFLIPLGFSVLAIRQLIVKGLMIEAIPWYVLAWYSFDSFIKLHYTSEPQE